In the Brachyhypopomus gauderio isolate BG-103 chromosome 4, BGAUD_0.2, whole genome shotgun sequence genome, one interval contains:
- the LOC143511709 gene encoding uncharacterized protein LOC143511709: MCVFSPWQSARREETHEQTWCSLDEETSVLPQALARFPLDPSSRTLPSHTPLAHFPGPEDSSHPLCSSLPSDAVGDVGGCVSIHSTAHFTQGTHRPEASAAEQQDTTETEQQSSAPPLQHLVADECKRSSPWQQTERTGLGGEGGRGGAAGPSGSFRNYGKSRDFKWEVKPYVRTSGSHNNEDASSEFAYGQAGKVDGRPGSGPRVSALEEECPVRVESSYLSAAECKVPAVSRMESGCDVGRGVGVGPGSIGSGLVTHTSAGRSGERSESGFTGAGMEFCSMCLMPFAKGFSQMECDSHLAQCLSDMNTDMVW; the protein is encoded by the exons atgtgtgtgttctcccccTGGCAGAGCGCTCGGAGGGAGGAGACACATGAACAGACATGGTGCAGCCTGGATGAAGAGACGAGTGTTCTTCCTCAAGCTCTCGCTCGCTTCCCCCTTGATCCCTCCTCTCGCACACTTCCTTCGCACACTCCCCTAGCTCACTTCCCCGGGCCCGAAGACTCCAGCCACCCGCTGTGCTCCTCTCTGCCCAGTGATGCTGTAGGTGATGTGGGGGGCTGCGTCTCAATCCACAGCACAGCACACTTCACCCAAGGGACCCACCGACCTGAAGCATCTGCTGCTGAGCAACAGGATACCACGGAAACCGAGCAACAAAGTTCCGCCCCTCCTCTGCAGCACCTAGTGGCAGATGAATGCAAACGCTCGTCTCCGTGGCAGCAGACGGAGAGGACTGGCTTGGGTggggaaggggggaggggtggggcagCTGGTCCCAGTGGGTCATTTAGGAATTATGGGAAATCTCGAGATTTTAAGTGGGAAGTCAAGCCTTATGTGCGGACATCTGGTTCCCATAACAACGAAGATGCTAGTTCAGAATTTGCATATGGACAAGCTGGGAAGGTGGATGGAAGACCCGGATCTGGACCCAGAGTTTCCGCACTGGAGGAGGAATGTCCAGTCAGAGTCGAGTCATCGTACCTCAGTGCAGCTGAATGCAAAGTTCCAGCAGTATCCAGAATGGAGTCTGGGTGTGACGTTGGCCGTGGAGTGGGAGTAGGGCCTGGATCTATTGGGTCTGGACTAGTGACCCACACCTCGGCTGGAAGGTCAGGAGAAAGATCCGAATCCGGATTCACAGGAGCAGGAATGGAGTTTTGTTCTATGTGCCTGATGCCATTTGCCAAAGG GTTCTCTCAAATGGAATGTGACAGTCATCTTGCCCAGTGCCTGTCAGACATGAATACAGACATGGTGTGGTGA